In Mycobacterium sp. Aquia_213, the sequence CAATCCAGCAAGGTTTTCCAGAACGCGGATTCGTGCGGCTCGGGGTGTCGGATGACTGCCCATATGTCGGGGTGGTCGGCCCACGTCTGTGGCGGCTCGACCGGATCGGCCGGAAACTTCCGCACCTCGCAGTAGCCCCAATCGGCAACGTTGCGTATTGGCTTGAGCCGCTTTCTGTGCTTGCCGCCGCACAGAAACTCGCCCGGTGGCAACCTTTCCCGGGCCAACCCGTCAAAATCGGACGACGCGACGATGGTGCTACCCGGTTTGACTCTGCCCTCGGCGCAATATGAGTTCTTCAGCCGTTCTTCGATGCATCCGCAATCGAGTTCGATACGCCACCGGAATACGTCGCTGGGGTCGGGCGCCCAGAACCTCCAAAGCGGAGGCTGGATGCGTTCCCGGCGTTTCCTGTTGTGGCTCCCATATTCGGCAAGGACTTCGTCGGCTGGCCGTGGCTTACCGGGCAGGCGGCGTTGCTTTGCCTCTATCGCTGGTGGTCGTTGTTCGACGGTGCGGCGGTTTGAGGTGCCGGGCAGAACCTTGTCGAGGTATTTCTGCATCGCCTCGGTGCCCTGGTCCCTCATCGTGCACCGTCCACCTGCGTAGCCAGCCACTGCTCGACGTCGGCGCGGCGGTACATCACCCGCCGACCGAGCTTGAACGACTTCGGTCCACCGTGGCCCGCCGCTCGCCACCACCGCAATGTGGACGGCTGTTGTCGTGTCATCTCCGCCACTTCGGCGAGGGTAAGAATCTCGCCGTTGGGCGCCGCGACTTCTGGCTCCGGGCGCAGTGCTGCCGATCGCCGGCTGACTGGCAACTGCCGCGCGAGGCTTTCCGCGATCGACAGCAGGGTGTAGGCACTCGCCAACTTCCACGGCGTTGTGTGGGCGGTGTCGATCCGGTTGGCGGCCTGGACCGCTTTCTCATACCAATCCATATCAGCCACCTCAACTTTCGTTGCCGCTTTCGCCCGTCGATACTTGCCCTGCACGAACTTGGCGCAGTCGCAACCTATGGCCACGCAATCCCCCGTGGCGGGTGGCCCACCGCGCCCGCCGTTGTGGGAAACGGGATGGTGACCCCCGTTCTGGCAGCGCACCATGGGGCGTCCGTCCCACGTCATCCGTGACGCTTTTTTGGTGCGCGCCTGGCTCGTTCGGTGTCCTCGTCGAACTGTTTGCATTCGCAATTCCAGCATCTGTACCTCGGCTCGGGCGGTCTAACGCCCGGCCCATAGGTTGTTCGCATGCCGTGAGCCCCGTCTCCGTGGCCGCACTTGCACCACAGCGTCACTCGTCTCGGCTTGCGCTCAGAGGCCTTCTTGACCGTCAGGGACTCCTCGACCCTTGTGACTGCGGTTGACCGATCTGGCGCGGGTTTATTGTTGGTGCGCTTGCGGGGCCTCGCCGAGGGATCGTTCCAGTACGGTCCGAGGGGCTGCATGAGCTTTTCGTCAATCTCGTCCAGGTCGACCCTGATCGTGCGATGGCGTGCATAGCTGCCGATGCGGTAGCCCTTGATCTCGCCTTCTGCGATTAGCCTTCGCACGAATGCCGTACTGATGCCCAGGTATTCGGCGGCCTCGGGGATGCTGATGTAACGGCGGCTCATGACCGATACCGGCCGGGTCGGGCCTGCGCGCGCAGCTTACTGGTGGCGAGAAGCGCCATTTCGCTTTCTCCTGAAGAAATCCTCGAGGTCTTCCGCGTGGACAAAGGATCGGCGGCCGATCTTGACGAGCGACAGTTCGCCTCCTTTGACCAGCGCGTAGAACGTCGCGGGGCTGATGCCGCCTAGCTGCTGCCGGACTTCCTTGACCGGCATGAGGTGGCGCGTATTTCTCTTGCTGCACCACGGGCACTGATCTGAGTCTTCCTCTTGCACCGTGGGACGCTCAACGGCTGGTTCGGGCGGTGGCGTAGAGCGCTCCCGCTCGACTGCTGCCTGAACGGCCTCGTTGACGATGTCGCGGATCGCGTGGGCCAGCCGCTCAGCCGCGTCATTCCGTTGCTGCATAACCGATTCCAGGTGGAACGCGCCAGACTCAGTTCTATAGTTTCATCGCCAATTCTCGAGCATTGGCGATGAAAAAACGATGGGTCAAGTGAAGCGATATCTCGCCCGTCTGGGGGTCGCGAACCTGCAGTGCGGGATGCCCTGCCCATCGCCTCGGCGATGTGGCACCAATTTCGGATTACTTGCGCCGCACGCCAAAGCTAGGTCAAACGGTCACGATCTGTCCGCACGCACCCGTACCGTAGTCGGAGCGCGCCTGTCGGCAGGCGCCCTGTCTTGGGTGCGGAGGTTTGTCATGAGCGGTGGTGGTGGCGACGGCGGGAGCCACTTCTCGTCGAATCCTTGGACCAGTCCGGCGCGCGAGGGCGGCGACCAGTCCGATCAGCCGGCGTCGAGCGCAGGTCAGGAGGCATGCGAGGCGCTGCAGTTCGAGGCACGGCTGCGCAACGTTGACGCTGACGAACTCGCGCTCGTGTCCGAAGGGGACGTTCTGCCAGTCGTCTTCCAGGAGGCGCCGTCGCGGAGGGTAGCAGTGGTCAGGGTGCAGGCAGACGGGTCGCTGTCGGAAACTCCGGTCGGCGTTCTGCTGGACCGACTCTCGGAGCTGCTGCCGTGTCTCGAGATTCTGTCGTTCGAAGCCGAGGTGATCGATATCGACGGCGGCAATACCCGAGTACTTGTGCGGCCGGCGGCATGACTCATCGGGCGAAGTCGTGAGGATCGTCGGCGGCGCCTACCGGGAGCGGTGCGCGAACCCTCGGCATGACGCCCTGATTGGTTCGGGTATGCGCGCGGCCGCGTCTTTGGCCGAGTCGGGCGGCGATGTGGAGTTGACGACCGCAGTACACGAGTCTGAGCAGCTGGAGGCGGGAGTCGTTGCGGACACGTTGGGCGTGACTGTCGACATGGTCGAGCGGACCCGTCCAGTGTCGTTCGCGTATTTCACCCCGTTGAATGCGCCGGTCATTGGCGGGCTCGGTTCTCGGATAAGCAATGACATCAGCGTCGAGGGCGACGCAGTGTTGTTGTTCGGTCTAATCGAGAGCGGTCAGGTTAGGGCCAAGGGCCAACGGGTCGTCGTCGATCCGCAGCGGCCTCGAAACCTGACCGAGGAGGATCTTCCTGAGGTCGAAGCTGACGAGCAGGCATGGGTACTCAACGAGCGTGAGACGACGCAGCTTGCCGGCGTTCAGGACGTTTTCGCGGCGGCGCGTCGGCTGGTGGAAGCTCGCGGATTGTCCGTTGTGGTAACGAAGCGCGGCCCGCAGGGTGCACTCGTCACGACGGCCGATGGCCATCAAGTCAACGTCGGAGCATGCGTCACCGAATCTGTTTTCCCCATCGGTTCCGGTGATGTATTCGCCGGAACATTTGCCTGGGCGTGGGCCGACAAGCACCTCGACCCCGTGGACGCGGCCAACATCGCGTCCAACGCTGCCGCGCACTGGTGCGAGACGAAGGATTTCGCGACGCCTGCTTACGTGCTCGATGGCACCTTCACCCGCGAGCTCGTGCCGACCATTAAAGCCAGGCCGGTTTACCTCGCCGGCCCGTTCTTCAATTTGCAACAGAGGTGGCTAGTCGACGTCGTGAACGCGTCTCTGGCACCGCATGTGTGGTCACCGTCGCACGAAATTGGTGCTGGCGGGATTGAGGTCGCGAGGCAGGATCTCGACGGACTGGAGCTGTGCGATTCGGTGCTTGCGCTGCTAGACGACAACGACCAGGGCACCGTATTCGAGGTCGGGTACGCGACCAAGATGGACATCCCAGTTGTCATGTACACCGAGCATGTGGACGCCGAAGGCTCCAAGATGCTCCTCGGAACAGGCACTACACACTACGAAGACCTGTCGACTGCTGTTTACAAATCGCAGTGGGCGGCCGCATTCCGCGCCGCAGCGCGCGAGAGCGGCTGAACTTGTGAATCCCCCCGTTCACTCTGGTCGCTCGTTGCTGCTGTTGTCTGGCGGGCACGACTCCATCGCGCTCGCAGCGTGGCTTCGGCCTGAGGGTTGCCTGACAATTCACTACGGGCAGCGGCCCGTTGAAGGCGAGATGCGGGCGTCCAAGGCGGCTGCCGACAGCCTTGGGCTGCCCTGGCACACGTTGCGCGTGGATCTGACCCCGGTTGGGTCCGGACTCTTGCATGACGACGGGGCTACCGGCAGTGCCGCGATGGCAAAACGCGCTGAGCAGGCCGAGGTAGCGCCGAGCCCGGAATGGTGGCCTTATCGGAATCAGCTGCTCGTGTCGC encodes:
- a CDS encoding PfkB family carbohydrate kinase gives rise to the protein MRIVGGAYRERCANPRHDALIGSGMRAAASLAESGGDVELTTAVHESEQLEAGVVADTLGVTVDMVERTRPVSFAYFTPLNAPVIGGLGSRISNDISVEGDAVLLFGLIESGQVRAKGQRVVVDPQRPRNLTEEDLPEVEADEQAWVLNERETTQLAGVQDVFAAARRLVEARGLSVVVTKRGPQGALVTTADGHQVNVGACVTESVFPIGSGDVFAGTFAWAWADKHLDPVDAANIASNAAAHWCETKDFATPAYVLDGTFTRELVPTIKARPVYLAGPFFNLQQRWLVDVVNASLAPHVWSPSHEIGAGGIEVARQDLDGLELCDSVLALLDDNDQGTVFEVGYATKMDIPVVMYTEHVDAEGSKMLLGTGTTHYEDLSTAVYKSQWAAAFRAAARESG
- a CDS encoding helix-turn-helix domain-containing protein → MQQRNDAAERLAHAIRDIVNEAVQAAVERERSTPPPEPAVERPTVQEEDSDQCPWCSKRNTRHLMPVKEVRQQLGGISPATFYALVKGGELSLVKIGRRSFVHAEDLEDFFRRKRNGASRHQ
- a CDS encoding helix-turn-helix domain-containing protein; protein product: MSRRYISIPEAAEYLGISTAFVRRLIAEGEIKGYRIGSYARHRTIRVDLDEIDEKLMQPLGPYWNDPSARPRKRTNNKPAPDRSTAVTRVEESLTVKKASERKPRRVTLWCKCGHGDGAHGMRTTYGPGVRPPEPRYRCWNCECKQFDEDTERARRAPKKRHG
- a CDS encoding helix-turn-helix domain-containing protein, encoding MDWYEKAVQAANRIDTAHTTPWKLASAYTLLSIAESLARQLPVSRRSAALRPEPEVAAPNGEILTLAEVAEMTRQQPSTLRWWRAAGHGGPKSFKLGRRVMYRRADVEQWLATQVDGAR
- a CDS encoding 7-cyano-7-deazaguanine synthase encodes the protein MNPPVHSGRSLLLLSGGHDSIALAAWLRPEGCLTIHYGQRPVEGEMRASKAAADSLGLPWHTLRVDLTPVGSGLLHDDGATGSAAMAKRAEQAEVAPSPEWWPYRNQLLVSLAAAWALPRGYEELLVGSVGPDGARHRDGTAGFYERLNEVLVYQEGCLRVTAPAVGMTTVELIEVSGVDDSVLGYAHSCHTAAYPCDMCPGCRKHHDVISGSGRFQ